Proteins encoded by one window of Mycolicibacterium sp. ND9-15:
- a CDS encoding copper transporter yields the protein MISLRAHAISLAAVFLALAIGVALGSGLLSNTVLSGLRDDKHTLQEQINSLTDEKNGLNEKLGAAGEFDAQMSSRILRDTLVDKSVVLFRTPDAADDDVEAVVRLVGQAGGTVTGTVALTPQFVEANSAEKLLSVVNSPIVPAGRQLSTASVDQGSQAGDLLGLALLIDRDPKVQNVDDGQRDTVLATLRDTGFITYGDRVGAANTVLIVTGGPLGEDAGNRGATVARFAGGLAPHGSGTVLVGRDGSASGTAAVAVARSDSALTSAVSTVDDVDSESGRITAVLALGDLANGGRPGQYGIGPGSTSVTVPQ from the coding sequence ATGATCTCCCTACGCGCACACGCTATTTCGCTCGCAGCGGTGTTCCTCGCACTTGCCATCGGTGTCGCACTCGGATCCGGGCTGTTGTCGAACACCGTGCTGTCGGGCCTGCGCGACGACAAGCACACACTGCAAGAACAAATCAACTCGCTCACGGACGAGAAGAATGGCCTCAACGAGAAGCTCGGTGCGGCAGGGGAGTTCGACGCGCAGATGTCGTCGCGCATCCTGCGTGACACGCTCGTCGACAAATCGGTGGTGCTGTTTCGCACGCCCGATGCCGCGGACGACGACGTCGAAGCGGTGGTGCGACTCGTCGGTCAGGCCGGGGGGACGGTCACCGGCACGGTGGCGCTGACGCCGCAGTTCGTCGAGGCCAACTCCGCCGAGAAACTGCTGTCCGTGGTGAACTCGCCGATCGTGCCGGCCGGGAGACAGCTGAGCACCGCCTCGGTGGACCAGGGTTCCCAGGCGGGCGACCTGCTGGGCCTGGCGCTGCTGATCGACCGCGACCCGAAGGTGCAGAACGTCGACGACGGTCAGCGCGACACGGTGCTCGCCACCCTGCGCGACACCGGCTTCATCACCTACGGCGACCGAGTGGGTGCGGCCAACACCGTGTTGATCGTGACGGGTGGACCGTTGGGCGAGGACGCGGGTAACCGGGGCGCCACCGTCGCCCGTTTCGCCGGCGGGCTGGCGCCACACGGATCGGGCACCGTGCTGGTGGGTCGTGACGGCTCGGCGTCCGGCACCGCGGCGGTCGCCGTCGCCCGGTCGGACTCGGCCCTGACCTCCGCGGTGAGCACGGTCGACGACGTCGACAGCGAATCCGGCCGCATCACCGCGGTGCTGGCGCTGGGTGACCTGGCCAACGGGGGCCGACCCGGCCAGTACGGCATCGGCCCGGGTTCGACGTCGGTCACGGTCCCGCAATGA
- the steA gene encoding putative cytokinetic ring protein SteA: protein MKMSALLSRNASSRPGITGTARVDRDIDRLLRRITPGDIVVIDALDLDRITADTLVEAGVTAVVNASPSISGRYPNLGPEVLVANGITLIDDTGTDVFKKVKDGARVRLHEGGVYGGDRLLVQGAERSDHEIHELMHEAKSGLVAHLEAFAGNTIEFIRSESPLLIDGIGIPDIDVDLDRRHVLIVAEDVDAAADLKALKPFIKEYQPVLVGVGTGADVLRKAGYRPHLIVGDPDKMSAEVLRCGAQVVLPADADGHAAGLERIQDLGVGAMTFPAAGSAADLALLLCDHHGASLIVTAGHTASIEEFFDRARQQSNPSTFLTRLKVGEKLVDAKAVATLYRSRVSGGAIAMLVLAVLVAVIVALWVARVDTALLDWIVDYWNRFSLWVQGWVT from the coding sequence ATGAAGATGTCAGCGCTGCTATCCCGCAATGCCAGTTCACGCCCGGGCATCACCGGCACGGCCCGCGTCGACCGCGACATTGATCGGCTCTTGCGGCGCATCACCCCGGGCGACATCGTCGTCATCGACGCACTCGACTTGGACCGAATCACCGCCGATACGCTTGTCGAGGCCGGCGTCACTGCGGTCGTCAACGCCTCGCCGTCGATTTCGGGGCGGTACCCGAACCTGGGACCCGAGGTATTGGTCGCCAACGGGATCACGCTGATCGACGACACCGGCACCGACGTCTTCAAGAAGGTCAAGGACGGCGCGCGGGTGCGATTGCACGAAGGCGGCGTCTACGGCGGGGACCGCCTACTGGTGCAAGGGGCCGAACGCTCCGACCACGAGATCCACGAACTGATGCACGAGGCCAAGAGCGGCCTGGTGGCCCACCTCGAGGCCTTCGCGGGCAACACCATCGAGTTCATCCGCAGCGAAAGCCCGCTGCTGATCGACGGCATCGGCATTCCCGACATCGACGTCGACCTCGACCGGCGCCACGTGCTGATCGTCGCCGAGGACGTCGACGCCGCCGCCGACCTCAAGGCGCTCAAACCGTTCATCAAGGAATACCAACCTGTGCTGGTCGGTGTCGGCACCGGCGCGGACGTGCTGCGCAAGGCGGGCTACCGGCCGCACCTGATCGTCGGCGACCCGGACAAGATGAGCGCCGAGGTGCTGCGGTGTGGGGCACAGGTCGTGCTCCCCGCCGACGCCGACGGCCACGCCGCCGGACTCGAGCGGATCCAGGACCTCGGCGTCGGAGCGATGACGTTTCCCGCCGCGGGATCGGCTGCAGACCTGGCGTTGCTGCTGTGCGACCACCATGGTGCGTCGTTGATCGTCACCGCCGGCCATACCGCCAGCATCGAAGAGTTCTTCGACCGGGCTCGCCAGCAGAGCAATCCGTCGACATTCCTGACGAGGCTCAAGGTCGGCGAGAAACTCGTCGACGCCAAGGCCGTCGCGACGCTGTACCGCAGCCGGGTGTCGGGCGGAGCGATCGCCATGCTGGTGCTGGCGGTGCTGGTCGCGGTGATCGTCGCCCTGTGGGTGGCGCGGGTCGATACGGCGCTGCTGGACTGGATCGTCGACTACTGGAACCGCTTCTCGCTATGGGTCCAGGGCTGGGTCACCTAA
- the recN gene encoding DNA repair protein RecN — protein sequence MLSEIRIESLGAISTATAEFDRGFTVLTGETGTGKTMVVTGLHLLGGARADATRVRSGARRAVVEGRFTTTELGDTVASLVEEILDSSGAERDDDGSVIAARSVSRGGPSRAYLGGRSVPAKSLSTFTTELLTLHGQNDQLRLMRPNEQRAALDRFAGVETPLKRYRRAREDWLAARRDLLDRTQRARELAQEADRLKFGIDEIDAVAPQPGEDAELVDDIRRLSELDALREAAQNARAALAGPDDPSSDALSATHGVAQAKSALEATNDTALIALAEQLTEALAVIANVSGELGTYLSGLPTDTSALESKLARQAELRSLTRKYAADIDGVLDWVRESRDRLAQLDVSEEALAGLQRRVDELEANTVAAAADVSKARTKAAKGLAKTVTAELSGLAMAGAEFTVSVGPLLARADDSAPVTLPSGETVHAGRDGVDNVEFGFAAHRGTDVLPLHKSASGGELSRVMLALEVVLSASAEGTTMVFDEVDAGVGGRAAVQIGRRLGRLARSHQVIVVTHLPQVAAYADVHLVVGGDGGQKSSSGVRRLDDDERVAELARMLAGLGESDSGRAHARELLEAAQKDRAEGD from the coding sequence GTGCTATCCGAGATCCGTATCGAGTCTCTGGGTGCGATCAGCACCGCGACCGCCGAATTCGACCGCGGTTTCACGGTGCTGACCGGGGAGACCGGGACGGGCAAGACCATGGTGGTCACGGGTCTGCATCTGCTCGGCGGTGCCCGTGCCGACGCGACGCGCGTGCGGTCGGGGGCCAGGCGGGCGGTTGTCGAAGGTCGCTTCACCACAACAGAACTCGGTGACACCGTGGCGTCGCTGGTGGAGGAGATCCTCGACTCCTCAGGCGCCGAACGCGATGATGACGGCAGCGTCATCGCCGCGCGTTCGGTCAGCCGCGGCGGACCGTCGCGGGCCTACCTCGGCGGACGCAGCGTGCCGGCGAAGTCGCTGAGCACCTTCACCACCGAGCTTCTCACGCTGCATGGGCAGAACGACCAGTTGCGGCTGATGCGCCCGAACGAACAGCGCGCAGCGCTCGACCGGTTCGCCGGCGTCGAAACGCCGTTGAAGCGGTACCGGCGGGCGCGGGAGGATTGGCTCGCGGCACGGCGGGATCTCCTCGACCGCACGCAGCGGGCACGGGAGTTGGCACAGGAGGCCGACCGGCTGAAATTTGGGATCGACGAAATCGACGCTGTGGCACCGCAACCCGGCGAGGACGCCGAACTCGTCGACGACATTCGCCGCCTCTCCGAACTCGACGCGCTACGCGAGGCGGCCCAGAACGCCCGAGCGGCACTAGCAGGCCCCGACGACCCATCATCGGATGCGCTCTCGGCGACTCACGGTGTGGCACAAGCTAAGTCCGCGCTGGAGGCGACGAACGACACGGCGCTGATCGCGCTGGCCGAGCAACTCACCGAAGCCCTCGCAGTGATCGCCAATGTCAGCGGCGAACTCGGCACCTATCTGTCGGGGCTGCCCACTGACACCAGCGCCCTGGAGAGCAAGTTGGCCCGTCAGGCCGAGCTGCGCTCGCTGACCCGCAAGTACGCGGCCGATATCGATGGCGTGCTCGATTGGGTGCGTGAATCCCGGGACCGGCTCGCCCAACTCGACGTGTCCGAAGAAGCGCTTGCCGGGCTGCAACGCCGGGTCGACGAGCTCGAGGCCAACACCGTCGCCGCGGCTGCCGATGTGAGCAAAGCCAGAACGAAGGCGGCCAAGGGCCTCGCCAAGACGGTGACCGCAGAACTTTCCGGGCTGGCGATGGCCGGTGCCGAGTTCACCGTGTCGGTCGGCCCGCTGTTGGCGCGCGCCGACGACTCCGCGCCGGTCACGTTGCCGTCCGGTGAGACCGTGCACGCCGGCCGCGATGGCGTCGACAACGTCGAGTTCGGTTTCGCGGCCCACCGCGGGACCGACGTGCTGCCGTTGCACAAGAGCGCGTCGGGCGGTGAACTCTCGCGGGTGATGCTGGCACTCGAAGTCGTGCTGTCCGCCTCGGCCGAGGGCACCACGATGGTCTTCGACGAGGTCGACGCCGGAGTCGGGGGTCGGGCCGCGGTGCAGATCGGCCGGCGACTGGGCCGACTGGCGCGCAGCCACCAGGTCATCGTCGTCACGCACCTACCGCAGGTGGCCGCCTACGCCGACGTTCACCTCGTCGTCGGGGGAGACGGCGGGCAGAAAAGTTCCAGCGGCGTCCGCCGCCTCGACGACGACGAACGCGTCGCCGAACTGGCGCGCATGCTGGCGGGGCTGGGTGAATCCGACAGCGGCCGCGCCCACGCCCGCGAGTTGCTGGAGGCGGCGCAAAAGGACCGCGCCGAGGGCGATTAG
- a CDS encoding NAD kinase gives MNTDRTILMVVHTGRDEATEVARRVQKMLGDNGIGLKVLSAEAVDRGPVHLSPDDMRALGVEIEVVDAEERAAEGCELVLVLGGDGTFLRAAELARNVEIPVLGVNLGRIGFLAEAEADSIDKVLDHVITRDYRVEERMTLDVVVRVDGKIVDRGWALNEASLEKGPRLGVLGAVLEVDGRPVSSFGCDGVLVATPTGSTAWAFSAGGPIVWPDLEAILVVPNNAHALFARPMVTSPEAAIAIEVEASGHDALVFCDGRREMVVPAGGRVEVTRCGTPVKWVRLDSAPFTDRLVRKFRLPVTGWRGQ, from the coding sequence ATGAACACCGACCGCACGATCCTGATGGTGGTGCACACCGGCCGCGACGAGGCCACCGAGGTGGCCCGGCGGGTGCAAAAGATGCTCGGCGACAACGGGATCGGACTCAAGGTGCTGTCCGCCGAAGCCGTCGACCGAGGCCCGGTTCACCTGTCGCCCGACGACATGCGCGCGCTCGGTGTGGAAATCGAAGTGGTCGACGCCGAGGAGCGCGCCGCCGAAGGCTGTGAACTCGTCCTCGTGCTGGGTGGTGACGGCACCTTCCTGCGCGCTGCCGAGCTCGCCCGCAACGTCGAAATCCCGGTGCTGGGAGTCAATCTCGGTCGTATCGGCTTTCTTGCCGAGGCGGAGGCCGACTCCATCGACAAGGTCCTCGACCACGTCATCACCCGCGACTACCGCGTCGAGGAGCGGATGACACTCGACGTCGTGGTGCGCGTGGACGGCAAGATCGTCGACCGGGGCTGGGCGCTCAACGAGGCCAGTCTCGAAAAGGGCCCTCGCCTCGGTGTGCTGGGAGCCGTGCTCGAGGTCGACGGCCGGCCGGTGTCGTCGTTCGGCTGCGATGGCGTGCTGGTGGCGACACCGACCGGATCGACGGCGTGGGCCTTCTCCGCGGGAGGTCCTATCGTGTGGCCCGACCTGGAGGCGATTCTGGTCGTGCCGAACAACGCTCACGCGCTGTTCGCCAGGCCGATGGTCACCAGCCCCGAGGCGGCCATCGCGATCGAGGTCGAGGCGAGTGGCCACGACGCACTGGTGTTCTGTGACGGCCGCCGCGAGATGGTGGTGCCCGCGGGGGGCCGGGTGGAGGTCACCCGGTGCGGAACCCCGGTGAAGTGGGTGCGCCTCGACAGCGCGCCGTTCACCGACCGCCTCGTGCGTAAGTTTCGGTTGCCGGTCACGGGGTGGCGCGGACAGTAG
- a CDS encoding TlyA family RNA methyltransferase, with protein MARRARVDAELVRRGLARSRQQAAELIGAGRVSIDGMPAAKPATAVSVTANLSVEGADGRAWVSRGAHKLIGALDAFGLTVADRRCLDAGASTGGFTEVLLDRGACQVIAADVGYGQLAWPLRTDPRVTVMERTNVRELTAEAIGGPVDLVVADLSFISLSTVLPALTSCASPDADIVPMVKPQFEVGKERVGAGGVVSDPDLRADAVLTVARRAAELRWHPVAVTASPLPGPSGNVEYFLHLRGGGDGGLQGPELERAVRTAVAEGPQ; from the coding sequence GTGGCACGGCGCGCACGGGTGGACGCCGAACTGGTGCGACGGGGCCTGGCCCGGTCCCGCCAGCAGGCCGCCGAGCTGATCGGTGCGGGGCGGGTGAGCATCGACGGCATGCCCGCAGCCAAGCCCGCCACCGCCGTCTCGGTCACGGCGAACCTCAGCGTGGAGGGCGCCGACGGGCGCGCATGGGTATCGCGGGGTGCGCACAAGCTGATCGGTGCGCTGGACGCCTTCGGACTGACCGTGGCGGATCGCCGATGCCTGGACGCCGGCGCATCGACCGGGGGTTTCACCGAAGTGCTGCTCGATCGCGGCGCATGCCAGGTGATCGCCGCGGACGTCGGCTACGGCCAGTTGGCCTGGCCGCTGCGTACCGATCCGCGAGTGACCGTGATGGAACGCACCAACGTGCGCGAGCTCACGGCCGAGGCGATCGGTGGTCCCGTCGACCTCGTCGTCGCCGACCTGTCGTTCATCTCGCTGTCCACCGTGTTGCCCGCGCTGACGTCATGCGCGTCACCCGACGCCGATATCGTGCCCATGGTGAAACCGCAGTTCGAGGTCGGTAAGGAGCGGGTCGGCGCGGGCGGCGTCGTTTCCGATCCTGACCTGCGCGCGGACGCCGTCCTCACCGTCGCGCGCCGCGCCGCCGAGCTGCGCTGGCACCCGGTCGCGGTCACCGCGAGCCCGCTACCCGGCCCGTCCGGCAACGTCGAGTACTTCCTGCACCTGCGCGGAGGCGGTGACGGTGGATTGCAGGGGCCGGAGCTCGAGCGCGCCGTACGCACCGCCGTCGCGGAGGGTCCGCAATGA
- a CDS encoding HAD-IIA family hydrolase, whose product MSTLAHEHDCLLLDLDGTVFRGREATVGAVDTLAAIGARTLYVTNNASREPAEVAQHLHDLGFAAAPEDVVTSAQSAAKLLADQLPPGAIVLVVGTEALAAEITSVGLKPVRQWSDGPVAVVQGHSPQTGWPDLAEAALAIRAGALWVAANVDLTLPSERGLLPGNGSMVAALRAATDRVPQVAGKPQPTLLTDALARGSFQAPLVVGDRLDTDIAGANAAGLPSLLVLTGVSTADDLVRAVASERPDYLAEDLRSLVAPADTLRIAPQSAWRVDVGPSAVTVHFTGRDPGDPLSVVRATADAVWKAKLDGRTLTLTAGDDTAQQALQRWSMLAGADRLA is encoded by the coding sequence GTGAGCACCCTCGCACACGAGCATGACTGCCTCCTCCTGGATCTCGACGGCACCGTGTTCCGCGGACGCGAAGCGACCGTTGGCGCAGTCGACACGCTGGCCGCCATCGGCGCACGCACCCTCTACGTCACCAACAACGCGTCGCGAGAGCCGGCCGAGGTAGCCCAGCACCTGCACGACTTGGGTTTCGCCGCGGCACCCGAGGACGTCGTCACCAGCGCTCAGAGCGCCGCGAAACTCCTGGCCGACCAATTACCGCCTGGCGCAATCGTTCTCGTGGTCGGCACGGAAGCGCTGGCGGCGGAGATCACGAGCGTCGGGCTCAAACCCGTTCGGCAGTGGTCGGACGGGCCGGTCGCCGTCGTCCAAGGTCACTCACCGCAGACCGGTTGGCCGGATCTGGCCGAAGCGGCGTTGGCGATCCGGGCCGGCGCACTGTGGGTGGCGGCCAATGTGGACCTGACGCTGCCGTCCGAGCGAGGCCTGCTGCCCGGCAACGGATCGATGGTGGCAGCACTGCGCGCGGCGACCGACCGCGTGCCCCAAGTGGCGGGCAAGCCCCAACCGACCCTGCTCACCGACGCGTTGGCCCGCGGTTCGTTCCAGGCTCCCCTCGTGGTGGGCGACCGCCTCGACACCGACATCGCCGGGGCGAACGCCGCCGGCCTGCCCAGCCTGCTGGTCCTCACCGGCGTCAGCACCGCTGACGACCTCGTCCGCGCGGTTGCCTCGGAGCGACCGGACTACCTGGCCGAGGATCTGCGTTCGCTCGTTGCCCCCGCGGATACGCTGCGCATCGCGCCGCAGTCGGCCTGGCGCGTCGATGTCGGTCCGTCGGCAGTGACGGTGCACTTCACTGGCCGCGATCCCGGCGACCCCCTGTCGGTGGTACGAGCTACCGCCGATGCGGTGTGGAAGGCCAAGCTCGACGGCCGAACGTTGACCCTGACTGCCGGAGACGACACCGCGCAACAGGCGCTGCAGCGCTGGTCCATGCTTGCCGGGGCGGATCGGCTAGCGTGA
- a CDS encoding tetratricopeptide repeat protein, which yields MAEDRRGGDNGRRPQRSAPRSSGPNRARRSQPRADGEPRPSAGPQLPEGIEARQLAPDVRGELTTLDRSTADFVARHLVAAGQLIDDDPQAALEHARAARARAARIAAVREAVGIAAYHCGDWAQALAELRAARRMGSRSPLLALIADCERGVGRPERAIELARSPEAAQLTGDDADELRIVVAGARADLGQHEQALALLSTPQLDPTRTGQTAARLFYAYAETLLALGRNGDALQWFINAAAADVDGVTDAEERITELS from the coding sequence GTGGCTGAGGACAGAAGGGGTGGCGACAACGGGCGCCGGCCGCAGCGTTCGGCACCGCGTAGTTCGGGTCCGAACCGGGCTCGACGATCCCAACCCAGAGCGGACGGTGAGCCACGTCCGTCGGCCGGCCCGCAGCTCCCGGAAGGCATTGAGGCCAGGCAACTTGCGCCCGATGTCCGCGGTGAGCTCACCACGTTGGACCGCTCCACCGCCGACTTCGTGGCCCGTCACCTGGTGGCCGCCGGCCAACTCATCGACGACGATCCGCAGGCGGCGCTCGAGCACGCCCGCGCCGCCCGTGCCCGCGCCGCCCGAATCGCCGCAGTGCGCGAAGCCGTCGGAATCGCCGCCTACCACTGCGGGGACTGGGCGCAGGCGCTCGCCGAACTCCGCGCCGCCCGGCGGATGGGCAGCAGATCCCCGCTGCTGGCGTTGATCGCCGACTGCGAGCGCGGCGTCGGACGCCCGGAGCGGGCCATCGAACTGGCCCGCAGCCCCGAAGCCGCCCAGCTCACCGGTGACGACGCCGACGAACTGCGGATCGTGGTGGCCGGCGCCCGGGCCGACCTCGGGCAGCATGAGCAGGCCTTAGCGCTTCTGTCGACACCGCAACTGGATCCGACGCGTACCGGGCAAACCGCGGCACGCCTGTTCTATGCGTACGCCGAAACACTTCTGGCGTTGGGCCGCAACGGCGATGCGCTGCAGTGGTTCATCAATGCCGCTGCCGCCGATGTCGACGGTGTCACCGACGCCGAAGAGCGCATCACGGAGCTCTCCTGA